The Klebsiella sp. RIT-PI-d genome includes a region encoding these proteins:
- the mltC gene encoding membrane-bound lytic murein transglycosylase MltC, with protein MKKYFALALIAPLLISCSDSTKKGETFNEAWVKDTNSFDILMGQFAHNIENIWGYKEVLIAGPKDYVKYTDQYQTRSHINFDEGTITIETISGTEPAARLRQAIIQTLLIGEDPGSIDLYSDADDIQISKEPFLYGQVVDNNGAPIRWEWRAARFADYLLQHRMKSRNNGLHIVYSITIDLVANHLDKRAHKYVGMVRQASRKYNVDESLILAIMQTESSFNPYAVSRSDALGLMQVVQHTAGKDVFRIQGKSGMPDRSYLFDPANNIDTGTAYLAMLNNVYLAGISNPTSRRYAVITAYNGGAGSVLRMFSADKAQAAAMINTMSPGDLYQTITTRHPSAESRRYLYKVNSTQKIYRRK; from the coding sequence ATGAAAAAATATTTTGCGCTGGCCCTTATTGCGCCGTTACTGATCTCCTGTTCAGATTCAACCAAAAAAGGTGAGACGTTTAACGAGGCCTGGGTCAAGGACACCAATAGTTTTGATATTTTGATGGGGCAGTTTGCTCATAACATTGAGAATATCTGGGGTTATAAAGAAGTTCTGATCGCCGGACCTAAAGACTACGTTAAGTATACCGATCAATATCAGACGCGTAGTCACATCAACTTTGATGAAGGTACGATCACCATCGAAACCATCTCAGGAACGGAGCCGGCGGCGCGCCTGCGTCAGGCGATTATCCAGACGCTGTTGATCGGAGAAGATCCGGGTTCTATCGATCTCTACTCCGATGCCGACGATATCCAGATCTCAAAAGAACCGTTTTTATACGGGCAGGTAGTTGATAACAACGGTGCACCGATTCGCTGGGAGTGGCGTGCGGCGCGCTTCGCCGATTATCTGCTGCAACACCGCATGAAAAGCCGGAATAATGGCTTACACATCGTTTACAGCATCACCATCGATCTGGTTGCAAACCACCTGGATAAACGTGCGCACAAATATGTTGGCATGGTCCGTCAGGCGTCGCGAAAGTATAATGTTGATGAATCCTTAATCCTTGCCATTATGCAAACTGAATCCTCATTCAACCCCTATGCCGTCAGCCGTTCCGATGCGCTGGGCCTGATGCAGGTGGTGCAACATACGGCTGGTAAAGATGTTTTCCGAATCCAGGGGAAAAGCGGAATGCCCGATCGCAGCTACCTGTTCGATCCGGCGAATAACATTGATACCGGTACTGCCTATCTGGCCATGCTCAACAACGTCTATCTGGCCGGGATCAGCAATCCGACCTCGCGCCGTTATGCGGTGATCACCGCTTATAACGGCGGAGCGGGTAGCGTACTGCGCATGTTCTCCGCAGATAAGGCACAGGCAGCAGCGATGATCAACACGATGTCGCCGGGAGACCTTTATCAGACCATTACGACCCGCCATCCGTCAGCGGAATCGCGTCGTTATCTCTATAAGGTCAACAGTACCCAGAAAATATATCGCAGAAAATAG